One window of Nicotiana tomentosiformis chromosome 11, ASM39032v3, whole genome shotgun sequence genomic DNA carries:
- the LOC104110008 gene encoding mitogen-activated protein kinase homolog NTF6 isoform X1 produces MENETNEKLEIKGVPTHEGKYVEYNVLGNFFEVTSKYIPPIQPVGRGAYGMVCCATNSETKEEVAIKKIGNAFENRIDAKRTLREIKLLSHMDHENIIKIKDIVRPPDREEFNDVYIVYELMDTDLHQIIRSSQALTEDHCQYFLYQLLRGLKYVHSANVLHRDLKPSNLLLNANCDLKICDFGLARTTSEADFMTEYVVTRWYRAPELLLNCTEYTAAIDIWSVGCILMELIKREPLFPGRDYAQQLGLIIALLGSPEDSDLGFLRSDNARKYVKQLPRVPKQPFSQKFPDVSPLALDLAERMLVFDPAKRITVEDALNHPFLISLHEINEEPVCDSPFSFDFEQASLSEDDIKELIWNEALKFDPNTMK; encoded by the exons ATGGAAAACGAAACCAATGAAAAACTGGAAATAAAAGGAGTTCCAACACATGAGGGGAAATATGTAGAGTACAATGTACTAGGTAACTTCTTTGAGGTTACATCAAAGTACATCCCTCCTATTCAACCCGTCGGACGTGGCGCTTACGGCATGGTCTG TTGTGCTACAAATTCGGAGACGAAGGAGGAGGTGGCAATCAAAAAAATTGGGAATGCATTTGAAAATAGGATTGATGCGAAAAGGACCCTTCGCGAGATCAAGCTTCTTTCTCACATGGATCATGAAAAT ATCATCAAAATAAAAGATATAGTAAGACCACCAGACAGAGAGGAATTCAATGATGTGTACATAGTGTATGAATTAATGGATACCGATCTGCATCAGATAATACGCTCTTCGCAAGCACTGACAGAAGATCACTGCCAA TACTTTCTCTATCAATTATTACGGGGACTCAAGTATGTACATTCAGCTAACGTCCTCCACCGGGATCTGAAACCTAGCAACTTACTACTCAATGCAAACTGTGACCTCAAGATTTGTGATTTTGGGCTCGCTAGAACCACTTCAGAGGCAGATTTTATGACAGAGTATGTTGTTACCCGATGGTACAGAGCGCCTGAGTTACTACTCAATTGTACTGAATATACTGCAGCAATTGATATATGGTCAGTTGGTTGCATTTTGATGGAACTCATTAAGAGAGAACCTCTTTTCCCAGGCAGAGACTATGCTCAGCAATTGGGGCTTATCATTGCG CTATTAGGTTCGCCGGAGGATTCTGATCTTGGATTCCTAAGGAGTGATAATGCTAGGAAGTATGTAAAGCAGCTCCCTCGAGTTCCAAAACAGCCCTTTTCCCAGAAATTCCCGGATGTGTCTCCTTTAGCTCTTGATCTTGCTGAAAGGATGCTGGTTTTTGATCCAGCTAAACGCATAACTG TTGAGGATGCATTGAATCATCCATTCTTGATAAGTTTGCATGAGATAAACGAGGAACCTGTTTGCGATTCTCCTTTCAGCTTTGACTTTGAACAAGCATCTCTAAGTGAGGATGACATAAAGGAGCTCATATGGAACGAAGCTCTAAAGTTTGATCCTAATACAATGAAGTGA
- the LOC104110008 gene encoding mitogen-activated protein kinase homolog NTF6 isoform X2, producing MDHENIIKIKDIVRPPDREEFNDVYIVYELMDTDLHQIIRSSQALTEDHCQYFLYQLLRGLKYVHSANVLHRDLKPSNLLLNANCDLKICDFGLARTTSEADFMTEYVVTRWYRAPELLLNCTEYTAAIDIWSVGCILMELIKREPLFPGRDYAQQLGLIIALLGSPEDSDLGFLRSDNARKYVKQLPRVPKQPFSQKFPDVSPLALDLAERMLVFDPAKRITVEDALNHPFLISLHEINEEPVCDSPFSFDFEQASLSEDDIKELIWNEALKFDPNTMK from the exons ATGGATCATGAAAAT ATCATCAAAATAAAAGATATAGTAAGACCACCAGACAGAGAGGAATTCAATGATGTGTACATAGTGTATGAATTAATGGATACCGATCTGCATCAGATAATACGCTCTTCGCAAGCACTGACAGAAGATCACTGCCAA TACTTTCTCTATCAATTATTACGGGGACTCAAGTATGTACATTCAGCTAACGTCCTCCACCGGGATCTGAAACCTAGCAACTTACTACTCAATGCAAACTGTGACCTCAAGATTTGTGATTTTGGGCTCGCTAGAACCACTTCAGAGGCAGATTTTATGACAGAGTATGTTGTTACCCGATGGTACAGAGCGCCTGAGTTACTACTCAATTGTACTGAATATACTGCAGCAATTGATATATGGTCAGTTGGTTGCATTTTGATGGAACTCATTAAGAGAGAACCTCTTTTCCCAGGCAGAGACTATGCTCAGCAATTGGGGCTTATCATTGCG CTATTAGGTTCGCCGGAGGATTCTGATCTTGGATTCCTAAGGAGTGATAATGCTAGGAAGTATGTAAAGCAGCTCCCTCGAGTTCCAAAACAGCCCTTTTCCCAGAAATTCCCGGATGTGTCTCCTTTAGCTCTTGATCTTGCTGAAAGGATGCTGGTTTTTGATCCAGCTAAACGCATAACTG TTGAGGATGCATTGAATCATCCATTCTTGATAAGTTTGCATGAGATAAACGAGGAACCTGTTTGCGATTCTCCTTTCAGCTTTGACTTTGAACAAGCATCTCTAAGTGAGGATGACATAAAGGAGCTCATATGGAACGAAGCTCTAAAGTTTGATCCTAATACAATGAAGTGA
- the LOC104110007 gene encoding enoyl-[acyl-carrier-protein] reductase, mitochondrial-like — protein MATTRIVSLKALVHGVSAWSPHSQLLLRSRTLTSAVRAYSSATSPPSKAVVYDQHGSPDIVTRVTELPPVEIKENDVCVRMLAAPINPSDINRIEGVYPVRPPMPAVGGYEGVGEVHAVGSAVKGLSTGDWVIPSPPSSGTWQTYVVKEQTVWHKIDKSTPMEYAATVTVNPLTALRMLEDFVTLKPGDTIVQNGATSMVGQCVIQLARLRGIHSVNIIRDRAGSDEAKENLKKLGADDVYTESQLEVKNVRGLLGNISEPALGFNCVGGTAASLVLKFLKQGGTMVTYGGMSKRPITVSTSSFIFKELTLRGFWLQRWMSSDKAEECRSMIDYLLGLCRDGKLKYELEVAPFDDFHSGLEKAMGKRGSQPKQVLKF, from the exons ATGGCGACTACGAGGATTGTATCCCTCAAAGCCCTCGTACACGGAGTTTCAGCATGGTCACCACACTCGCAACTCCTCCTCCGTTCTCGTACTCTTACCTCCGCCGTGCGAGCTTATTCCTCCGCCACATCGCCGCCTTCTAAGGCTGTTGTCTACGATCAACACGGCTCTCCTGATATTGTCACTCG AGTAACGGAGCTTCCACCGGTGGAAATTAAAGAGAATGATGTGTGTGTTAGAATGCTTGCGGCTCCGATCAATCCTTCTGATATTAATAGAATTGAAG GAGTTTATCCTGTCCGACCACCAATGCCTGCAGTTGGGGGATATGAAGGGGTTGGAGAAGTGCATGCTGTTGGCTCTGCAGTTAAGGGTCTTTCCACTGGAGATTGGGTTATCCCTTCCCCACCTTCTTCAG GGACATGGCAGACCTATGTCGTAAAAGAACAAACTGTCTGGCATAAAATTGATAAAAGCACCCCGATGGAGTATGCTGCGACTGTTACTGTTAATCCTTTGACTGCCTTGAGAATGCTTGAGGACTTTGTGACACTAAAACCAG GGGACACTATAGTACAAAATGGTGCTACAAGCATGGTGGGGCAATGTGTTATTCAACTAGCTCGACTTCGTGGGATTCATAGCGTCAATATCATTAGAGACAG GGCAGGATCAGATGAAGCAAAAGAAAATCTCAAGAAACTCGGTGCTGATGATGTGTATACTGAAAGCCAACTGGAAGTGAAGAATGTCAGAGGTCTCCTG GGCAATATATCTGAACCTGCTTTGGGCTTTAACTGTGTTGGCGGCACTGCCGCTTCATTAGTCCTCAAATTCCTGAA GCAGGGTGGAACTATGGTTACATATGGGGGGATGTCAAAGAGACCTATAACTGTATCTACTTCGTCTTTTATATTCAAG GAGCTCACCTTGAGAGGATTCTGGCTACAGAGGTGGATGAGTTCAGACAAAGCTGAAGAGTGCCGATCCATGATAGATTATCTTTTGGGCCTATGTCGTGATGGGAAATTGAAATACGA GTTGGAAGTGGCACCTTTTGATGATTTtcattcaggtcttgaaaaggcTATGGGGAAGCGAGGAAGTCAACCAAAACAAGTTCTTAAATTCTAA